A window of the Sabethes cyaneus chromosome 1, idSabCyanKW18_F2, whole genome shotgun sequence genome harbors these coding sequences:
- the LOC128746276 gene encoding uncharacterized protein FLJ40521-like, translating to MRGFSRFFYAFDKNIWKNQNQNHTENRTAPKTEPHGKQNRTESRTARKAEPHGKQNRTENRTARKTEPYGKQNRTENRTARKTEPHGKQSRTENRTTRKTEPHGKQNRTDNRTARKTKPHGKQNHTENRTAPTTEPHGKQNRTENKTTRKTEPHGKQNRTENRTARKTKPHGKQNHTENRTAPTTEPHGKQNRTENKTTRKTEPHGKQNRTENRTARKTKPHGKQNRTEQRTSRKTEPHGKQNRTENRTARKREPHGKQNHTENRTARKTESHGKQNRTENRTARKTEPHGKQNRTESRTARKTEPHGKQNRTENRTARKTEPHGKQSRTENRTARKTEPHGKQSRTENRAVRKTEPHGKQNRTENRTAPTTEPHGKQNRTENRTAPTTEPHGKQNRTKNRTARTTEPHRQQNRTEIARKLFENKSPANRIQRFR from the coding sequence ATGAGAGGATTCTCGCGCTTTTTTTATGCATTTGACAAAAACATCTGgaagaaccagaaccagaaccacaCGGAAAACAGAACCGCACCGAAAACAGAACCGCACGGAAAACAGAACCGCACGGAAAGCAGAACCGCACGGAAAGCAGAACCGCACGGAAAACAGAACCGCACGGAAAACAGAACCGCACGGAAAACAGAGCCGTACGGAAAACAGAACCGCACGGAAAACAGAACCGCACGGAAAACAGAGCCGCACGGAAAACAGAGCCGTACGGAAAACAGAACCACACGGAAAACAGAACCGCACGGAAAACAGAACCGCACCGACAACAGAACCGCACGGAAAACAAAACCGCACGGAAAACAAAACCACACGGAAAACAGAACCGCACCGACAACAGAACCGCACGGAAAACAAAACCGCACGGAAAACAAAACCACACGGAAAACAGAACCGCACGGTAAACAGAACCGCACGGAAAACAGAACCGCACGGAAAACAAAACCGCACGGAAAACAAAACCACACGGAAAACAGAACCGCACCGACAACAGAACCGCACGGAAAACAAAACCGCACGGAAAACAAAACCACACGGAAAACAGAACCGCACGGTAAACAGAACCGCACGGAAAACAGAACCGCACGGAAAACAAAACCGCACGGAAAACAGAACCGCACGGAACAGAGAACCTCACGGAAAACAGAACCACACGGAAAACAGAACCGCACGGAAAACAGAACCGCACGGAAAAGAGAACCTCACGGAAAACAGAACCACACGGAAAACAGAACCGCACGGAAAACAGAATCGCACGGAAAACAGAACCGCACCGAAAACAGAACCGCACGGAAAACAGAACCGCACGGAAAGCAGAACCGCACGGAAAGCAGAACCGCACGGAAAACAGAACCGCACGGAAAGCAGAACCGCACGGAAAACAGAACCGCACGGAAAACAGAACCGCACGGAAAACAGAGCCGTACGGAAAACAGAACCGCACGGAAAACAGAACCGCACGGAAAACAGAGCCGCACGGAAAACAGAGCCGTACGGAAAACAGAACCACACGGAAAACAGAACCGCACGGAAAACAGAACCGCACCGACAACAGAACCGCACGGAAAACAGAACCGCACGGAAAACAGAACCGCACCGACAACAGAACCGCACGGAAAACAGAACCGCACGAAAAACAGAACCGCACGGACAACAGAACCGCACCGACAACAGAACCGCACGGAAATCGCACGGAAATTATTTGAAAACAAATCTCCGGCTAATCGAATCCAGCGTTTTAGATGA